Proteins encoded together in one Salvelinus namaycush isolate Seneca chromosome 26, SaNama_1.0, whole genome shotgun sequence window:
- the LOC120021472 gene encoding calpain-5-like: protein MFSTATSYKNQHYSELKRKCLEDKELFEDPEFPVTNASLFYKKPPPGMVEWKRPREISDGPHLFVEGISSHDLNQGLLGNCWFVAACSCLALKPDLWQKVIPDWKEQEWDSKHPENYAGIFHFQFWVFGEWVDVVVDDRLPSINGELIYCHSKVKNEFWSALLEKAYAKLSGCYESLDGGNTGDAVVDFSGAVAEAINLEAEAFHKDQGRMDKLFEDLFKVYDRDGIISCSIKASPSEIEARMACGLVKGHAYSVTSVKKVRLGHGLMAYFQNETIPLIRMRNPWGKIEWNGAWSDSSAEWKKVGSMERNKLGITVEDDGEFWMEFRDWCKYFTDADVCRLINTSLLTIDKTWNEVMILGSWTKNAEPLRNRCGGCMNHKHTFLQNPQYLFEVTKEVDEVLISLQQRDMKIHRRIGQGENLTIGFAVFKVELNRKYRMHDIITQLNVQTTTYINARTVFMRATLPKGRYMIIPSTFKPEILGEFMLRVYTNVDSGCRELTEHQPRMTCWSKLTGYPVAVSQIYVHGAEGLENQDRTGGADPYVIVSCEGSSVRSTVKADTVMPVFDTRAIFYRKKPTKPITVEVWNSNAVKHQFLGQVVLTGSVKDSTNPQRLQLRKSGRAMADEMPGSITLRIVTCTELTDM, encoded by the exons ATGTTCTCCACGGCCACTTCATACAAGAACCAGCATTACTCTGAGCTGAAGAGGAAATGTCTGGAGGACAAGGAACTGTTTGAGGATCCAGAGTTTCCTGTCACCAATGCATCCCTGTTTTACAAGAAACCACCTCCTGGTATGGTGGAATGGAAGAGACCACGG GAGATCAGTGATGGGCCTCATCTGTTTGTGGAGGGCATCAGCTCCCATGACCTGAACCAGGGGCTTTTGGGTAACTGCTGGTTTGTGGCGGCATGCTCCTGCCTGGCACTGAAGCCAGACCTCTGGCAGAAG GTCATTCCTGACTGGAAGGAGCAGGAATGGGACTCCAAGCACCCGGAGAACTACGCTGGCATCTTCCACTTCCAGTTCTGGGTGTTTGGGGAGTGGGTGGACGTGGTGGTGGATGACCGCCTGCCCAGCATCAACGGAGAGCTCATTTACTGCCACTCCAAAGTCAAAAACGAGTTTTGGAGTGCCCTGCTTGAGAAAGCCTATGCCAA GCTCTCTGGCTGCTATGAGTCACTAGACGGGGGCAACACTGGGGATGCGGTGGTGGATTTCAGTGGAGCCGTGGCAGAGGCCATCAACCTTGAGGCTGAAGCTTTCCACAAAGACCAGGGGAGAATGGACAAACTGTTTGAGGACCTGTTCAAAGTCTACGACAGGGATGGAATAATCAGCTGCTCCATCAAG GCGTCTCCTTCTGAAATTGAGGCACGGATGGCATGTGGGCTGGTGAAGGGCCATGCCTACTCAGTGACTTCCGTGAAGAAAGTACGATTGGGCCACGGGCTGATGGCCTACTTCCAGAACGAGACCATCCCCCTGATTCGCATGAGGAACCCCTGGGGAAAGATTGAGTGGAACGGAGCCTGGAGTGACAG TTCAGCGGAATGGAAAAAGGTTGGCAGCATGGAGAGGAATAAGCTTGGCATCACAGTGGAAGATGATGGGGAGTTCTG GATGGAGTTTAGAGACTGGTGTAAGTACTTCACAGATGCAGACGTTTGTCGTCTCATCAACACCTCCCTGCTCACCATCGACAAGACATGGAACGAAGTGATGATTTTGGGGAGTTGGACCAAGAATGCAGAACCTCTGCGCAACCGCTGTGGAGGCTGCATGAACCACAAACATACCTTCTTGCAGAACCCCCAGTACCTGTTTGAGGTGACCAAGGAAGTGGATGAGGTTCTGATCTCCCtacagcagagagacatgaagatcCACAGACGTATCGGCCAGGGAGAGAACCTGACCATCGGCTTCGCCGTCTTCAAG GTTGAACTGAATAGGAAATACCGCATGCATGACATCATCACCCAACTTAACGTGCAAACTACTACGTACATCAACGCCCGCACGGTGTTCATGAGGGCCACGCTCCCCAAGGGTCGCTACATGATCATCCCCTCCACCTTCAAACCTGAGATTCTGGGAGAGTTCATGCTGCGTGTTTACACTAACGTAGACTCAGGATGCAG AGAGCTGACAGAACACCAGCCCAGGATGACGTGTTGGAGTAAATTGACTGGCTACCCTGTTGCCGTGTCCCAGATCTATGTCCACGGAGCAGAGGGGCTGGAGAACCAGGACCGCACAGGGG GTGCGGATCCATATGTGATCGTATCCTGTGAGGGCTCCTCAGTCCGGTCAACAGTCAAGGCGGACACCGTGATGCCGGTGTTTGATACCAGAGCCATCTTCTACAGGAAGAAGCCCACAAAGCCAATCACTGTGGAG GTGTGGAACAGTAATGCTGTGAAGCACCAGTTCCTGGGCCAGGTGGTTCTGACAGGCTCAGTGAAGGACTCCACCAACCCCCAGAGGCTCCAGCTGAGGAAGAGCGGCAGAGCCATGGCCGACGAGATGCCTGGCTCCATCACCCTCCGTATCGTCACCTGCACCGAGCTCACAGACATGTGA